Within the Fischerella sp. PCC 9605 genome, the region CTTTCTGAACCAGGTAAGTTTATGGCTATTCCAACTATTGTGAGTGTACTCTACGTCCAAGTGCCGCCTGATTTGCAAGGAGGAGAACTGGTACTCCAGGAGCGCGATCGCAAAGTTGGTAAGATTCAGCCTCAAACCAACACTTTACTTTATTTTCGGGGTAATCTGACACATTCAGTGAATGAAGTCAAAAGTTCACAAGCTCGTATCAGTTTAGTCTGCGAGCAGTACAATTTAAGTAAAACTCGACTTCAGCAGATTCCGGAGTTTGAGATACAATCTAGGGCTGTTCAAAGGAAGTATCACATTGAATTCTGTCTTTTGGGTTTATTAATTCCAACAGCAAAAAAAGGTGGTCGTAAGCGTAGGTAGAGATCTAGGTGATCGCCAATGCAATACTATATATTTTGTGTGCGGTTTTGCGTGGCAGATGCTCCCGTTTCAGGCTCTATTGAAAATGGATATTTCTTCAGTTGTGTTTGGTGTTTGATTGAGTACGTTGTGCGTTTCGCCAAGTTTGAGGAGTCATTCCTAAGCTTTGGCGAAACTGACGAAAGAAACATCCTACATAGCGATAGCCCACTGCTTCGGCAATTTGCTCGACTGACTGGTTAGTCTCTTGCAGTAGAGAACAGGCTGCTGACATCCGGCGCTGGATAATCCAACGATGCAGTGGTTGTCCCGTTTGGCGTCGTACTAGGTCGGTTAAGTAAGCTGCGGAGTAACCAACCGCCTGGGCAACATCACGTAGCCCAATTGGTTGATGATAATTAGCTTCAACAAAGTTGAATACTTCTTGCAACTGAGGGCTGTAAGGAAAGAGCGATTGAGAAGTTACCGCTTCCTCAATTTCGCTATTTTCTGGTGCTGGACTTTGCTGTGATTGAATAGCACACCAGCTTGTCAGGACTGTTTCTTTTTCTAGGCGGACAGCGATCGCCCGCAGTAATTCCTTGAGTTGCAAAGCCTGGGTAAGGTTGTCGCCTGCCTTCAGATCCATACCTTGGCATCGCTTGGATTTGCTAGCTTTAGCAGTGAGAAAAATCAAGGGAATAATTGCTTTGAGAGAGCCTTGATGCAAATTGGTTAGAACGGCGTAACCATTGAGATTTGGCATTCTAATTTCGCAAATCACGAAATCTGATAGCTGTTCTCCTATCTTCTTTGTACCGACAAAATCATTTTCTTCAGAGATTTGATCTAATCCTTCTTCCTCCAGGCATTTTAACAAGATTTTGCAGACTTGTTCTTCATCTGAAATTGTCAAAACTTTTGTCATTGTCTTCCTCTGATATTGAAATATTGATTGTCAAATAGACCAATGTTCATTTGGCTGATACGCTGAGCGATCGCCTACAAACGTTATGAAAAATAAATAGCCTTCGAGACGTAGAGAAATAGAGAGATAAAGTGCAAAGAAAATTTGGGTGTAAGTCTTAGTTTTATTTGTTTGACTTACAAGTATTGTGGTAGATACAAAACCTATGTAGTGTTAATTCAATCTCTTTCTGAAGCAATACATTGCTCTACATGTTTCTCTCGTCACTGCGGCTTCTTTTCTGCAAAGCCTGAGTTATTGTTACAAAGTTTTACACTTAACTGTAAAAACTGATTATGTAAACCTTTGTAACAAATATAGTTGTTTTGCAGAAAGCGCTACACAGGAACGCGAGAGAGAAATAGAAGTTCAACTTCGGCTTTTCCAAAACTTTTGGAGTTTCAAATGACGAGGAGATATGAACTAGATTCTCATCTACTACAGTTAGCGAAAACAGCACAGCAATATCCACCGCGTTCTTGGGAACGGCAGATTGCTTTAACAAAATTAGTTAACGCCATTGTCGACTCTGGCAATCTTTGGCGTCCTTCAAGAAGCCAGTTTTCAGGTATTTATCAAGATATTTATAATGAAGCACGTCAGGAACTGTTTCTGTATATTTGCCAAAATATTGACAAGTATGAACCAGAACGCGCTAACGTGATGGCGTGGGTTAATTTTCTCTTAGAAAGGCGATTTTTTAAAGACGCTATTCGTAAATTTTACGAGCATCCTTCAGTAGTAAAAGTAACTACTACTTATTGGGAAAATCTTCCTCAAGCCGAAGAAGAAAAAGACCTAAGAGAAATACTGAAAGAATTTATAGATTTAGATCCAGAAGATATTTTCAAAAATGAACATATAGAAGAATGTCCTCAAGCTAACTTTCAAGCATTAGTTCAGCGACGAATATGGGGAAAGTCTTGGAAAGAAATTGCAGCAGAATTTGAAATCAAAATTTCCACTGTTAGCAGCTTTTATTACCGATGTATAAATAAATTTTCCTCTCAGTTAAAAGAGTACTGCGATCGCTAAGTAAATTGATGAACAGGTGAATAAGTAATGATAAACTCAAGAGAATCTTTAACTTTTACTGTACCGCTTGGCTTAGAGGCTCATACTAAAGCAAAAGAGTTACTAACCAAGTATGGCAACCCGAATATTGCCAAACAGGTTTATCTCAATATTTTGGCAGTATATGCTGTAAGATTTTACCTCATTTGCATGGGAATTGAAACGAATTGGGAAACTAGTTCTGTTTGGAATCCAGTCATGCAAAGTCTCATGGATGTTGCTGATTTAGAAGTTATTAGTTTGGGAAAGATAGAGTGTCGTCCGGTATTACCAGCTCAAAAAATGATTTACTTTCCACCAGAGGTTTGCTCAGACAGAATTGGCTACGTGGCCGTTCTTCTTGACGAATCACTTATGGAAGCAACTCTGCTAGGATTTGTGAAAACTGTTCCAGAAAGCGGTGAGTTACTTATA harbors:
- a CDS encoding sigma-70 family RNA polymerase sigma factor, with amino-acid sequence MTRRYELDSHLLQLAKTAQQYPPRSWERQIALTKLVNAIVDSGNLWRPSRSQFSGIYQDIYNEARQELFLYICQNIDKYEPERANVMAWVNFLLERRFFKDAIRKFYEHPSVVKVTTTYWENLPQAEEEKDLREILKEFIDLDPEDIFKNEHIEECPQANFQALVQRRIWGKSWKEIAAEFEIKISTVSSFYYRCINKFSSQLKEYCDR
- a CDS encoding 2OG-Fe(II) oxygenase; the encoded protein is MQILSSPYLAASQLSESFAGTKGFSIVFKNSSISEVERHFPFFQPYLRVALMSACNAFYLNPLVIEGGSCVEPHVDCSLSEPGKFMAIPTIVSVLYVQVPPDLQGGELVLQERDRKVGKIQPQTNTLLYFRGNLTHSVNEVKSSQARISLVCEQYNLSKTRLQQIPEFEIQSRAVQRKYHIEFCLLGLLIPTAKKGGRKRR
- a CDS encoding response regulator transcription factor yields the protein MTKVLTISDEEQVCKILLKCLEEEGLDQISEENDFVGTKKIGEQLSDFVICEIRMPNLNGYAVLTNLHQGSLKAIIPLIFLTAKASKSKRCQGMDLKAGDNLTQALQLKELLRAIAVRLEKETVLTSWCAIQSQQSPAPENSEIEEAVTSQSLFPYSPQLQEVFNFVEANYHQPIGLRDVAQAVGYSAAYLTDLVRRQTGQPLHRWIIQRRMSAACSLLQETNQSVEQIAEAVGYRYVGCFFRQFRQSLGMTPQTWRNAQRTQSNTKHN